The following are encoded together in the Pleurocapsa sp. FMAR1 genome:
- a CDS encoding response regulator, producing the protein MSTIETQLTTVRILIVDDQALIRQTIQMYLEQESDLEIIGYAENGTEALKQIEILEPDIAIVDLEMPDMDGLTTIQIIRDRFIQTKILILSSHDDRQHINQAIEAGAKGYLVKGTPAQELANAVRSLSKGYFQLGPGLMEKLVISMSNSADANDKSLEQKLIVAFKKFKQDTNKQLDELVETKLLKINQHFEQDMELKILSSKKRQNQLFAYVRKVEFRLYLLLFFQAIILFIILFYWLINS; encoded by the coding sequence ATGTCTACTATTGAAACTCAATTAACTACAGTTCGTATTTTAATAGTTGACGATCAAGCTCTAATTCGTCAGACTATACAAATGTACTTAGAACAAGAGTCAGATCTAGAAATTATTGGCTATGCAGAAAACGGAACAGAAGCTTTAAAACAAATTGAAATACTAGAGCCTGATATAGCCATAGTAGACCTAGAAATGCCTGATATGGATGGTTTGACTACGATTCAAATCATTCGCGATCGCTTTATACAGACTAAAATTTTAATTCTTAGTAGCCACGACGATCGACAACATATTAATCAAGCAATTGAAGCTGGCGCGAAAGGATATTTAGTCAAAGGAACTCCTGCTCAAGAATTAGCCAATGCAGTTCGTAGCCTTAGTAAAGGTTATTTTCAGCTTGGACCAGGTTTAATGGAAAAACTTGTTATTTCTATGAGCAATTCGGCTGATGCTAATGATAAATCTTTAGAGCAAAAGTTAATTGTTGCCTTCAAAAAATTTAAGCAGGATACTAATAAGCAGTTGGATGAATTGGTTGAAACGAAATTATTAAAAATTAATCAACACTTTGAACAGGACATGGAGCTTAAAATACTTAGCTCTAAAAAAAGACAAAATCAGCTATTTGCCTATGTCAGAAAGGTAGAATTTAGACTTTATTTATTGCTATTCTTCCAAGCAATTATTTTATTCATAATACTATTTTATTGGCTTATTAACTCATAA
- a CDS encoding cupin domain-containing protein: MTSQIFIQTNHEPWQDLEQFPGTQFLPLAEPIEHGSIHRLRMKAGTIIPFHTHPCDEYVYVLKGEIETSGQRYSMGTFWITPANTRQGEHKAITDVELMTIRLGKMGKFEN, encoded by the coding sequence ATGACTTCGCAAATTTTTATTCAGACAAACCATGAACCGTGGCAAGATTTAGAACAGTTTCCAGGAACACAATTTTTACCTTTAGCTGAACCTATAGAACATGGTTCAATTCATCGATTACGGATGAAAGCAGGTACAATAATTCCGTTTCATACTCATCCTTGTGACGAATATGTTTATGTTTTAAAAGGAGAAATTGAAACTAGTGGACAACGCTATAGTATGGGAACATTTTGGATTACACCAGCCAATACCCGCCAAGGAGAACATAAAGCAATTACCGATGTTGAACTGATGACGATACGTTTAGGAAAAATGGGCAAATTTGAGAATTGA
- a CDS encoding TetR/AcrR family transcriptional regulator: MNKTQPRYNVAQRYAALLNAGEILFCQGYDQAQPKLIAEKANVSVGLFYRHFKNKREMLTEIMVKHLDKLHRQIAEALEQNLEVEAALHLVLLQTLRYFHQHQQIIKLFFLQIGYGDFAATTKLSQARQTYRSFLSNIIQAGIEEKIFLDSELLDLELAINSIIGTINWSIYDSLVVKNKPLEPELFIKKLLPHVLRSLQR, translated from the coding sequence ATGAACAAAACTCAACCTAGATATAATGTGGCGCAAAGATATGCTGCTTTATTAAATGCGGGAGAAATATTATTTTGTCAGGGATACGATCAAGCACAGCCAAAGCTGATCGCCGAAAAAGCAAATGTATCTGTCGGTTTGTTTTATCGACATTTTAAAAATAAAAGAGAAATGCTGACTGAAATTATGGTGAAGCATTTAGACAAGCTGCATCGGCAAATTGCTGAAGCATTAGAACAAAACCTAGAGGTAGAAGCAGCACTACATCTGGTTCTGCTACAGACTCTGCGCTATTTCCATCAGCATCAGCAGATTATCAAACTTTTTTTCCTGCAAATTGGCTACGGAGATTTTGCCGCCACTACCAAACTTAGTCAGGCTAGACAAACTTACCGTAGTTTTTTAAGCAACATTATTCAAGCAGGAATTGAAGAAAAGATTTTTTTGGATTCTGAATTACTCGATCTTGAATTGGCTATAAATAGTATTATCGGCACAATTAACTGGTCTATTTATGATTCTTTGGTAGTTAAAAATAAACCTTTAGAACCTGAACTATTTATCAAGAAGCTGTTACCCCATGTACTTAGAAGTCTACAAAGATAA
- a CDS encoding VanZ family protein → MNYIFGYKSWSYLLLVASLFCIFIATISPFEFITPEGFSINYIVEKFNFGSSLKDYWQNILLFIPLGISLFIITANKHRNIWLILIICCLVSAVISTAVEFTQLFLPTRVSNLTDIIFNTCGGCVGGILYLWRKNIIQFLAGILTGNRHKLSLKSLLTAIAIYCFIVILGIGILLNSINLSNWDDDYYLAIGNEVTGDRPWHGYINSLYICDRALNQSEVIQAFEDNNFLPQLSGLIASFVFTDLQKSYQDKSQNIPDLKLSKSLQAKTKENENKEIKDNRVYQYLGILLNKNQWLKTRDRAVFLNKKLKQTNEFSFFLTIASRDFQQNGPARIISIADGIVAQNIIIGQSEKNLSLRLRTPTTGSSANQPEFLVPNVFDNYGFHQILVTFAQKKLSVYIDYPKNLYSFKFDVYNSSLSYLPWGKLGWIVNLAEFNDLKYKLGFCIVVFSPLAILIYYLISKI, encoded by the coding sequence ATGAATTATATTTTTGGCTATAAAAGTTGGAGCTACCTGTTATTAGTTGCTAGCCTATTTTGTATATTTATCGCTACTATATCTCCCTTCGAGTTTATTACTCCAGAGGGGTTTTCTATAAATTATATTGTTGAAAAATTTAATTTTGGCAGCAGTCTCAAAGACTATTGGCAAAATATTCTGTTATTTATTCCTCTAGGAATTAGCTTATTTATAATTACTGCTAACAAGCACCGCAATATCTGGTTGATTTTGATTATTTGCTGTTTAGTTAGTGCCGTAATATCTACTGCGGTAGAGTTTACTCAGCTATTTCTCCCCACGCGTGTATCTAACCTAACTGATATTATTTTTAATACCTGTGGTGGATGTGTGGGTGGAATTTTATACCTTTGGCGTAAGAATATTATTCAGTTTTTGGCTGGTATTCTAACTGGTAATCGTCATAAGCTTAGTTTAAAGTCTTTACTTACGGCGATCGCAATTTATTGTTTCATTGTTATTTTAGGAATCGGGATATTATTAAACAGTATTAATTTATCAAATTGGGATGATGATTATTATTTAGCAATTGGAAATGAGGTTACAGGCGATCGCCCTTGGCATGGCTATATAAATAGTTTATATATTTGCGATCGCGCTTTAAATCAGTCAGAAGTAATTCAGGCTTTTGAAGATAATAATTTTCTACCTCAACTGTCTGGTTTAATCGCATCTTTTGTATTTACAGATCTGCAAAAATCTTATCAAGATAAAAGTCAAAATATCCCAGACTTAAAATTATCTAAATCTCTTCAAGCTAAAACAAAAGAAAATGAAAATAAGGAAATCAAAGATAATAGAGTATATCAATACTTGGGAATCTTATTAAATAAGAATCAGTGGTTAAAAACAAGAGACCGTGCAGTTTTCTTAAACAAAAAACTAAAGCAAACTAATGAATTTAGTTTTTTCCTGACGATTGCCTCTAGAGATTTTCAGCAAAATGGACCAGCTAGGATTATTTCTATAGCCGATGGCATAGTTGCTCAAAATATTATAATTGGTCAATCAGAAAAAAACTTAAGCTTACGTTTGCGAACACCGACAACAGGAAGCAGCGCGAATCAGCCTGAGTTTTTAGTTCCCAATGTTTTTGATAATTATGGTTTTCATCAAATATTGGTTACTTTTGCTCAAAAGAAACTATCTGTTTACATTGATTATCCTAAAAATTTATACTCTTTCAAATTTGATGTTTATAATAGTTCCTTGAGCTATTTACCCTGGGGTAAACTAGGATGGATTGTTAATTTGGCAGAATTTAATGATTTAAAATATAAGCTGGGTTTTTGTATAGTTGTCTTTTCACCCTTAGCCATTTTAATTTATTATTTGATATCTAAAATTTAA
- the smc gene encoding chromosome segregation protein SMC, which yields MVHIKRIELSHFKSFGGITKVPILPGFTVVSGPNGSGKSNILDALLFCLGLASSKGMRADRLPDLVNNKHIGSGKAAEAIVSVTFDLTDLGDLEDVVTTVTDAHDLIPIDSSQDLAAIGNSDKNIGNGNGHVEESEQAVTTVDEDDKKIVAIANGNSLEWKVTRRLRVAKKGNYTSTFYVNGEVATATDVHEQLQKLRVYPEGYNVVLQGDVTSIITMNSKERREIIDELAGVAAFDRKIQQTRKTLDKVQEREEKCHIIAQELIANRDRLAADRVKAEKYRKLKEKVQEKKNQEKVLVWRSLNQQQAELQEKLTAGETEKVQLTESIAKLNIEVKEYSEKLEVLNAQVKALGEDEQLSVASDLATQKAKQHQLKQKQEELINTSQQKRLMLVQTQQNLEQYQQEIKRLEQEKNQLESETIPHLTQEAVAAREIVTQSKEDANAIAEASEAWVQEQATITRQASAIQDVLNPQRTEQARISERFNQLDSTITEQAESLEAVEAELKDKQTEYNSLSSQVTKEQGHVQIIAQQLAEAESDRALQQETQQRLLIEQREKQRELDKLEATTQAQQEVQGTYASKIILNSNLTGVEGLVVQLGQVEQRYRLALETAAGGRLGFIVVESDRVAAQGIELLKRERGGRATFLPLNKIQAPRLGNIATMRFGRGFVDLAINLVNCDSRYDEIFAYVFGGTIVFDTLDNARSQLGKHRIVTLEGEILEVSGAMTGGSKSSRSSLHFGGAANRESGQVEALKERLAEIDHILSSYDQRIANQIAQIKDLVEELTEARQLGRDKKMLSEQLEKEIKRLTGQKELLINQLNNNRQERTTIQTRLKILNASIPEQETKLQGLQQQLQDLEESHSQSEWQQVQAIINSQEEQLQLHERNLRQAETQLLDLSNKYQRLSEKISEAEQYNEQLNNEQLTISNQQLTINNQLIEIEVKITETETQLEQLTAKVGETKEERDRSENNLKESRDRHQKQVWQLEKLAISQQERQASLQTLQQQIAEQELELPDPIPEISQLVNEDGTEAGELITFANLHEHVEQLQKQIRNGEKRLEAMEPVNMLALEEYEKTEARLQELSHKLDTIEAERTELLLRVEKFTTLRLRAFKESYDAVNENFQKIYAELSDGDGHLQLEDEADPFNGGLNLVAHPKGKAVQKLSSMSGGEKSLTALGFIFSLQKYRPSPFYAFDEVDMFLDGANVEKLSRMVKKQARLAQFIVVSLRRPMIEASERTIGVTQARGAHTQVLGIKMK from the coding sequence ATGGTTCACATAAAGCGCATCGAACTGTCTCACTTTAAATCTTTTGGTGGTATAACCAAAGTACCCATCTTACCTGGTTTCACGGTAGTCTCTGGACCAAATGGTTCAGGAAAGTCCAATATTTTAGATGCGCTGCTATTTTGCTTGGGTTTAGCTAGTTCTAAGGGTATGCGTGCCGATCGCCTGCCCGATTTAGTTAATAATAAACACATTGGTAGTGGCAAAGCAGCAGAAGCAATTGTTTCTGTAACCTTTGACTTGACTGATTTAGGTGACTTAGAAGATGTGGTGACAACGGTAACCGATGCTCATGATTTGATACCTATTGACTCTTCACAAGATTTAGCAGCAATAGGAAATAGTGATAAGAATATTGGTAACGGTAATGGTCATGTAGAAGAGTCAGAACAAGCAGTCACTACAGTAGATGAAGACGATAAAAAAATTGTCGCGATCGCCAACGGAAATAGTTTAGAGTGGAAGGTAACCCGCAGGCTAAGAGTGGCAAAAAAAGGTAACTACACTTCAACGTTTTATGTCAACGGCGAAGTTGCCACCGCCACAGACGTTCATGAACAGCTACAAAAACTAAGAGTATACCCCGAAGGTTATAACGTGGTGTTGCAGGGTGACGTTACCAGCATCATTACGATGAACTCTAAAGAAAGACGAGAAATTATTGATGAGTTGGCGGGTGTAGCAGCTTTTGATCGCAAGATTCAGCAGACACGGAAAACCCTTGATAAAGTACAGGAGAGGGAAGAAAAGTGTCATATAATTGCTCAAGAATTGATTGCCAACCGCGATCGCCTGGCAGCAGATCGGGTAAAAGCGGAAAAGTACCGTAAGCTTAAAGAAAAAGTACAGGAAAAGAAAAACCAAGAAAAAGTTTTAGTCTGGCGATCGCTTAACCAACAGCAAGCAGAATTACAAGAAAAGTTGACGGCAGGGGAAACTGAGAAGGTACAGTTAACTGAGAGTATTGCCAAGCTAAATATCGAGGTAAAGGAATACAGCGAAAAGCTAGAAGTTCTTAATGCCCAGGTAAAAGCCTTGGGTGAGGATGAACAGCTATCGGTAGCATCAGATCTGGCCACTCAAAAAGCCAAGCAGCATCAGCTAAAGCAAAAGCAAGAAGAGTTAATTAATACCAGCCAGCAAAAAAGATTGATGTTGGTGCAAACGCAACAAAACTTAGAACAATATCAGCAGGAAATTAAACGGCTTGAACAAGAAAAAAACCAGCTAGAAAGTGAAACTATTCCTCATCTAACTCAAGAGGCTGTAGCAGCCAGAGAAATAGTTACCCAGAGTAAAGAAGATGCCAATGCGATCGCCGAAGCCTCCGAAGCTTGGGTACAGGAACAAGCTACTATTACCCGTCAAGCATCAGCTATTCAAGATGTTCTTAATCCTCAACGTACTGAACAAGCTAGAATTAGCGAGAGATTTAACCAGTTAGATAGCACTATCACTGAGCAAGCTGAGTCTTTAGAGGCGGTTGAAGCAGAATTAAAAGACAAACAAACAGAATATAATTCCCTATCTAGTCAGGTAACAAAAGAACAAGGTCATGTACAGATAATTGCCCAACAGCTAGCAGAAGCGGAAAGCGATCGCGCTTTGCAACAAGAAACCCAACAGCGTCTTTTAATCGAGCAACGAGAGAAACAACGGGAATTAGATAAGCTAGAAGCTACCACTCAAGCACAACAAGAAGTCCAGGGTACTTATGCTAGCAAGATCATTTTAAACTCCAACCTAACAGGGGTAGAAGGACTAGTTGTGCAGCTAGGACAGGTAGAACAGCGTTACCGCTTGGCGTTAGAAACCGCAGCAGGAGGAAGATTAGGCTTTATCGTCGTCGAAAGCGATCGCGTTGCTGCACAGGGTATTGAGCTATTAAAAAGAGAAAGGGGAGGCAGAGCAACATTTTTACCCTTAAATAAAATTCAAGCACCGCGGTTAGGAAACATTGCCACCATGCGTTTTGGTCGAGGTTTTGTTGATTTAGCGATTAATTTAGTTAATTGTGACTCTCGCTATGACGAAATCTTTGCCTATGTGTTTGGCGGTACTATTGTCTTTGATACCCTTGATAATGCCCGTTCTCAATTGGGTAAACATCGCATTGTTACCTTAGAAGGAGAAATTTTAGAAGTCAGTGGGGCTATGACTGGAGGAAGTAAATCTAGTCGTTCTAGTTTGCATTTTGGTGGTGCTGCAAACCGTGAATCAGGACAAGTAGAAGCATTAAAAGAGCGTTTGGCAGAAATAGACCACATCTTATCTAGCTATGACCAAAGAATAGCAAATCAGATTGCACAAATCAAGGATTTAGTAGAAGAATTAACCGAGGCAAGACAGCTAGGTAGAGATAAAAAAATGCTCTCTGAACAGCTAGAGAAAGAAATTAAGCGTCTTACTGGTCAAAAAGAATTATTAATTAATCAGCTAAACAATAATCGCCAGGAAAGAACAACAATTCAAACTCGCCTGAAAATATTAAACGCATCTATACCCGAACAGGAAACCAAATTACAAGGCTTACAACAACAGCTACAAGACCTAGAAGAATCTCACTCCCAAAGTGAATGGCAACAGGTACAGGCAATAATTAACAGTCAAGAAGAACAGCTACAGCTACATGAAAGAAACTTAAGACAGGCAGAAACGCAACTATTAGATTTAAGCAACAAATATCAACGCCTGAGTGAAAAAATCTCTGAAGCAGAACAATACAATGAACAATTAAACAATGAACAATTAACAATTAGCAATCAACAATTAACAATTAACAATCAGCTAATAGAAATAGAAGTAAAAATAACTGAAACCGAAACACAATTAGAACAACTAACAGCAAAAGTAGGAGAAACAAAAGAAGAACGCGATCGCAGCGAAAATAATCTTAAAGAGTCGCGCGATCGCCATCAAAAACAAGTCTGGCAATTAGAAAAACTCGCGATATCTCAGCAAGAAAGGCAAGCCAGCCTACAAACTCTCCAGCAACAAATAGCCGAACAAGAGTTAGAACTGCCCGATCCTATTCCTGAAATTTCACAGTTGGTAAATGAAGACGGTACTGAAGCAGGAGAATTAATTACCTTTGCCAATCTGCACGAACACGTAGAACAACTTCAAAAACAAATTCGTAACGGAGAAAAACGACTTGAGGCAATGGAACCCGTCAATATGTTAGCGTTAGAAGAATACGAAAAAACCGAAGCCAGATTACAAGAACTTTCCCATAAGTTAGATACTATTGAAGCGGAAAGAACAGAATTATTGCTAAGAGTCGAGAAATTTACTACCCTACGTTTACGAGCATTCAAAGAGTCTTATGATGCGGTAAACGAAAACTTTCAAAAGATATATGCTGAACTTTCTGATGGTGATGGACATCTACAGTTAGAAGACGAAGCAGATCCTTTTAATGGTGGTTTAAATCTAGTTGCTCACCCCAAAGGTAAGGCGGTACAAAAACTAAGTTCCATGTCTGGAGGCGAGAAATCTTTAACCGCATTAGGCTTTATCTTTTCCCTACAAAAATATCGCCCTTCCCCCTTCTATGCCTTTGATGAGGTAGATATGTTCCTCGATGGTGCAAATGTCGAAAAACTATCCCGCATGGTCAAAAAACAAGCACGCTTAGCACAGTTTATCGTTGTAAGTCTGCGTCGTCCGATGATTGAGGCTTCTGAAAGAACTATCGGCGTGACTCAAGCCAGAGGCGCACATACACAAGTATTAGGAATTAAAATGAAGTAG
- a CDS encoding alpha/beta fold hydrolase, with amino-acid sequence MSITNYGEHRFIKTNGIQLHYVSKGEGKLMLMLHGFPEFWYSWRHQITEFAQEYHTVAVDLRGYNDSDKPEKLEAYKMSELIEDVKGIISGLGYEDCILVAHDWGGAIAWNFAYAYPEMIEKLIVLNIPHPAKFAAGLQTPQQLLKSWYIFGFQIPWLPEFILQLNDYQAIADAFSEMAIDKTAFSPADLQAYKDAAAKPGALTAMINYYRCIFQSLFKSDRPQWRVLDVPTLTIWGENDTALGKELTYGTEAYVRDWQIKYIPNCSHWVQQEQPVLVNRYMREFLNS; translated from the coding sequence ATGTCTATTACAAACTACGGGGAACATCGTTTCATCAAAACTAACGGCATTCAATTACACTATGTCAGTAAAGGAGAAGGAAAGCTGATGCTGATGCTTCATGGATTTCCTGAATTCTGGTATTCGTGGCGACATCAAATTACAGAATTTGCCCAGGAATATCATACCGTTGCTGTTGACTTGCGGGGTTATAACGATAGCGACAAACCAGAGAAATTAGAGGCATATAAAATGTCTGAGTTGATAGAAGACGTTAAAGGCATTATCAGCGGTTTGGGCTATGAAGATTGTATCTTAGTTGCCCATGATTGGGGTGGCGCGATCGCCTGGAATTTTGCCTACGCTTATCCTGAGATGATAGAAAAGCTAATTGTGCTTAATATTCCTCACCCAGCTAAATTCGCCGCTGGCTTGCAAACTCCTCAACAGCTACTTAAAAGCTGGTATATTTTTGGGTTTCAAATACCTTGGCTGCCAGAATTTATTCTACAGTTAAATGACTATCAGGCGATCGCTGATGCCTTTAGTGAGATGGCGATCGATAAAACAGCCTTTAGTCCAGCAGATCTTCAGGCGTATAAAGACGCTGCTGCTAAACCTGGCGCACTCACTGCCATGATCAACTATTATCGCTGTATTTTCCAATCTTTGTTTAAAAGCGATCGCCCTCAATGGCGAGTTTTAGATGTTCCTACTTTAACTATTTGGGGCGAAAATGATACTGCATTAGGGAAAGAATTAACCTATGGCACAGAAGCTTATGTCAGAGATTGGCAGATTAAATATATTCCTAACTGTAGTCATTGGGTGCAACAAGAACAACCAGTGTTAGTTAATAGATATATGCGCGAATTTTTAAATAGTTGA
- the cysE gene encoding serine O-acetyltransferase, which translates to MLSSLVADFRIIFERDPAARNWFEVLVCYPGLQALFFHRFAHWLCKIGIPFLPRFISHLARFLTGIEIHPGAQIGKGVFIDHGMGVVIGETAIVGDYSLIYQGVTLGGTGKELGKRHPTLGENVVVGGGAKVLGNIQVGNNVRIGAGSVVLKDVPSNCTVVGIPGRIVYRSGVKVDPLEHGNLPDSEAAVIRTLVDRIESLEQQVKQLRKSESESKSLVAAVLSESNELENCSKVNNSCLLRDKEIREFLGESSFDN; encoded by the coding sequence ATGCTTTCCTCACTAGTTGCTGACTTTCGCATCATATTTGAACGCGACCCCGCAGCCCGCAATTGGTTTGAGGTTTTAGTATGTTATCCAGGTTTACAAGCTCTTTTTTTTCATCGCTTTGCTCATTGGTTGTGTAAAATTGGTATTCCTTTCTTGCCTCGGTTTATTTCTCATCTTGCTCGTTTTTTAACGGGGATAGAAATTCACCCAGGAGCGCAAATCGGTAAAGGAGTTTTTATTGACCACGGCATGGGAGTTGTAATTGGGGAAACAGCGATTGTTGGTGATTACTCTTTGATTTATCAAGGGGTCACTTTAGGAGGAACAGGTAAAGAATTAGGCAAACGTCACCCCACTTTGGGAGAAAATGTCGTAGTTGGTGGTGGCGCAAAAGTATTAGGTAACATTCAAGTTGGCAATAACGTCCGTATCGGCGCGGGTTCGGTAGTCCTAAAAGACGTTCCCTCTAACTGCACCGTAGTTGGTATTCCAGGACGAATAGTCTATCGCTCTGGAGTTAAAGTAGATCCCTTAGAGCATGGAAATTTACCCGATTCTGAAGCAGCAGTTATACGCACTTTAGTCGATCGCATTGAATCTTTAGAACAACAGGTAAAGCAGCTAAGAAAGTCTGAATCTGAGAGTAAATCTTTGGTTGCAGCAGTATTGTCTGAATCTAACGAACTGGAAAACTGTTCTAAAGTCAATAATAGTTGTTTATTGCGAGATAAAGAAATTAGAGAATTTTTAGGGGAAAGTAGCTTTGATAACTAA
- a CDS encoding IMS domain-containing protein, which translates to MRIPLDYYQILSVPVKATSSQLEQAYSDRIRQQPRREYNDQAIQSRQELIKHAYQVLADPKQRANYDAQFLVNMQPVEFSIPEAIVSEENEESRESATESLIQEDLPLDVRVINPTIEVAPSQLIGALLILHELGEYELALRLGVDYFNSQDFDKLSSEQEVKVRTDAQENIILSLTLAYLELGREQWHRREYENAAVSGQMGVDLLNRENLFPQIKAELELDLYKLRPYRVLELISQNQANSPERAKGFELLREMLLQRQGIEGKGQDRSGLNFDQFLCFIQQLRTYLTSTEQQQLFDREAQNDSAIASYLAVYALLARGFCFKQPELVLRAQRKLDYLSEKQDVAWEQTVSALLLGHTEKAIYKLQNSPDKTKLEQVQRHSLDTTDLLPGICFYSEQWLQEDVIAQFSDLANISLTIREYFADQEVQAYLEELAPPALLSKMPNASFNSHQQDTANNQKNKSVNNVGFFSRWRNLLAFEKTSTTASNKVSQPERELITVTVGTSTTSAPQNNHAASKTNSKPRFRQTVPQNSTQVNYSPPATAKSPSLPLQHQQRAVPPEVIQKAQGKARQKRIARKKKLSSATVRKGRLFILGLILGTGTLAFVAMKLFLNPAKNANQASLATAISQPMVELPDVKPKVAVKPLVSFTEQSQQVIQTWLTSKSAAFGKEHKIDQLNNILAEPLLATWRKRALYYQKSNSYREYEHNITVRSAKIDPNNPQKATVDAEVKEIAKHYQAGKLDNAQSYDDNLLVRYQLIFQGENWLIQNTEVLKTL; encoded by the coding sequence GTGCGTATACCTTTAGACTATTATCAAATCTTAAGCGTTCCTGTTAAAGCTACCTCAAGCCAGCTTGAGCAAGCATATAGCGATCGCATAAGGCAGCAGCCCCGCCGAGAATATAACGATCAGGCAATTCAGTCTCGTCAAGAATTGATCAAGCACGCCTATCAAGTTTTAGCCGATCCTAAGCAAAGGGCTAATTATGATGCTCAATTCTTGGTCAATATGCAGCCAGTTGAGTTTTCCATTCCTGAGGCAATAGTATCAGAAGAAAACGAGGAGTCAAGAGAATCAGCTACAGAATCTTTGATTCAAGAAGATCTTCCGCTAGATGTTCGTGTGATAAATCCCACCATAGAAGTTGCTCCTTCACAACTGATTGGCGCACTGCTAATTTTGCACGAATTAGGGGAATATGAATTAGCTCTACGACTAGGTGTAGATTATTTCAACAGTCAAGATTTTGACAAACTATCATCTGAGCAAGAAGTAAAAGTAAGAACCGATGCTCAAGAAAACATTATTCTTTCCTTGACTCTAGCTTACTTAGAGCTGGGGCGAGAACAGTGGCATCGGCGAGAATATGAAAATGCTGCCGTTTCTGGTCAAATGGGAGTCGATTTACTTAATCGCGAAAACTTATTTCCTCAGATTAAAGCAGAATTAGAGCTAGATTTATATAAGCTTCGTCCTTATCGGGTTCTCGAATTAATTTCGCAAAATCAAGCAAATTCACCCGAAAGAGCAAAAGGATTTGAATTGCTCAGAGAAATGCTGCTGCAACGTCAGGGAATAGAGGGCAAAGGACAAGATCGTTCTGGCTTGAACTTCGATCAGTTTTTGTGCTTTATACAGCAGCTAAGAACCTACTTAACTTCCACTGAACAACAGCAGCTATTCGATCGCGAGGCTCAAAATGATTCGGCGATCGCCAGTTATTTAGCCGTTTATGCTCTTTTAGCCAGAGGATTTTGCTTCAAGCAGCCCGAATTAGTCTTACGCGCCCAAAGAAAGCTCGATTATCTCAGCGAAAAGCAAGATGTTGCTTGGGAGCAAACGGTATCTGCTTTGCTTCTGGGACATACGGAAAAAGCGATTTATAAGCTCCAAAACAGTCCAGACAAAACAAAGCTAGAACAAGTTCAGAGACACTCTTTAGACACTACAGATCTATTGCCTGGAATCTGTTTTTATAGCGAACAGTGGTTACAAGAAGATGTAATAGCCCAGTTTTCTGATTTAGCGAACATAAGCTTAACCATCAGAGAATATTTTGCCGATCAAGAAGTTCAGGCATATCTCGAAGAGCTTGCTCCCCCGGCATTGTTATCGAAGATGCCCAATGCTTCTTTTAATTCTCATCAACAAGATACCGCTAATAATCAAAAGAATAAGTCGGTCAATAATGTAGGTTTTTTCTCTCGCTGGCGTAATCTATTGGCGTTTGAAAAGACATCAACCACAGCATCTAACAAGGTTTCTCAGCCTGAAAGAGAGTTAATTACCGTAACAGTAGGTACTTCAACTACTTCAGCCCCGCAAAACAATCATGCTGCTTCTAAGACTAATAGTAAACCAAGGTTTCGTCAAACAGTTCCCCAAAATTCTACTCAGGTTAATTATTCTCCCCCAGCAACAGCAAAATCACCCTCTTTACCTCTACAGCATCAACAAAGGGCAGTTCCCCCAGAGGTAATCCAAAAAGCTCAGGGCAAAGCCAGGCAAAAGCGAATTGCTCGTAAGAAAAAGTTAAGTTCAGCTACCGTTAGGAAGGGCCGGTTATTTATCTTGGGTCTTATTTTGGGAACGGGAACATTAGCATTTGTGGCTATGAAGCTGTTCTTGAATCCTGCTAAGAATGCCAATCAGGCATCTTTGGCGACCGCAATTTCTCAGCCTATGGTTGAGTTACCTGACGTTAAGCCTAAAGTTGCGGTCAAACCTCTGGTAAGCTTTACCGAGCAATCCCAGCAGGTGATTCAAACCTGGCTAACTAGTAAGTCAGCAGCCTTTGGTAAAGAGCATAAAATTGACCAGCTAAATAATATTTTGGCAGAGCCTTTACTAGCTACCTGGCGAAAGCGCGCCCTCTATTACCAAAAGAGCAATTCCTATCGAGAATATGAACATAATATTACCGTGCGCTCGGCAAAAATAGATCCCAACAATCCCCAGAAAGCAACGGTAGATGCAGAGGTTAAAGAGATTGCTAAACATTATCAAGCTGGAAAATTAGATAACGCTCAATCCTATGACGATAATTTGCTGGTGCGTTATCAGCTAATATTTCAAGGAGAAAACTGGCTAATCCAAAATACGGAAGTGTTGAAAACCCTCTAA